From Argopecten irradians isolate NY chromosome 2, Ai_NY, whole genome shotgun sequence, the proteins below share one genomic window:
- the LOC138316957 gene encoding sepiapterin reductase-like, whose translation MEKPDQMFHKKSFIAITGASRGIGKSMALKFAIMFPPKSVLVLMARNVGAMEIVRTEIITLTPNITVIIRQYDQGKTDQGYFDGIFDRVLSENKITKGDFEQVMLVHNCVSTGDKDRTALQHCDGDRVRSYFNTNLCGMILLNSSFFTTFYGPSPVRVVVNISSGAAQRPAPSLGLYSAGKAARDMFFRVLSTEEPTVRILTFAPGAVDTVMLQDLEENTSSSAFQTMFEGIRKDGKLLTPEAAVDDLVYVLQENKFNNAEHVDNQYMKYEKYRETHLKY comes from the exons ATGGAGAAACCAGACCAGATGTTCCACAAGAAGAGTTTTATAGCCATTACTGGTGCCAGTAGAGGGATAGGTAAAAGTATGGCCCTAAAGTTTGCGATCATGTTTCCTCCTAAGTCTGTTTTAGTACTGATGGCCAGGAATGTGGGGGCTATGGAAATAGTTCGGACAGAAATTATAACATTGACACCTAATATAACGGTGATAATACGACAATATGATCAAGGGAAAACTGACCAAGGATATTTTGATGGAATCTTTGATAGAGTTCtatctgaaaacaaaataacgAAGGGTGATTTTGAACAAGTCATGCTTGTTCATAACTGTGTATCAACTGGTGACAAAGACCGAACAGCATTACAGCACTGTGATGGCGATCGTGTTCGATCTTACTTTAACACCAACCTCTGTGGAATGATTCTACTCAACTCAAGTTTCTTTACAACTTTCTATGGCCCTTCACCTGTCCGAGTCGTAGTGAACATATCCTCTGGGGCAGCACAGCGGCCAGCGCCGTCTCTAGGTCTCTATAGCGCAG GGAAGGCTGCCCGTGATATGTTCTTCCGAGTCCTTTCTACTGAGGAACCAACTGTCCGGATTCTCACGTTTGCTCCTGGAGCTGTTGATACAGTCATGCTGCAGGATCTGGAAGAAAACACTTCATCGTCGGCATTCCAAACGATGTTTG AAGGTATAAGGAAGGATGGCAAGCTGTTGACACCAGAGGCTGCTGTGGACGACCTGGTATATGTACTGCAGGAGAACAAGTTTAATAACGCTGAACATGTTGATAATcagtatatgaaatatgagaaatatCGGGAAACCCATTTGAAGTACTAA